ACATTTGTTCCGCTTTCATCTTTTTAATTCGATCTGTGGCCAATCTGGAGGCATTATAAACAAGCGTCACCAACTGGAAATGAAGCCTTGCCTTCTTACCTGTCCGATGACGGACATGATTGAGCCCAAAGAACTCTTTTAGATATGCGTTGACCCTTTCGACAGCGGTTCGC
This sequence is a window from Litoribacterium kuwaitense. Protein-coding genes within it:
- a CDS encoding transposase, which gives rise to RTAVERVNAYLKEFFGLNHVRHRTGKKARLHFQLVTLVYNASRLATDRIKKMKAEQMSKAA